A section of the Roseivirga sp. BDSF3-8 genome encodes:
- a CDS encoding translocation protein TolB translates to MLRFYKLFTSLFLLVLISGHLSAQNDPVIFGKNRIQHKNFDWRYYSTDKFDVYFYQEGQELAKMAATYLDDEYSRITDMLGYAPYSKLKIFIYNSPTDLKQSNVGLKEENLRVGGQTQFVKSNVEVAYPGSAYAFKGELSYNVARMLLDDMMFGGSLTEMFQNAYLLSLPDWYMDGAARYIAYGWDMQMDDRIRDLLRRNELEKLNKFTGKEAALAGQSIWNYIARQYGPSNIANILNLTRIIRNEERSFTNTLGVPFKQFVVNWKMYYMTNSTATDDGYVLPDKSQIVEKDRRGHQFESVAYSDSSKYLAYSKSKDGKYDVYLRDLESGRERKIYSGGTMVLNEKTENYLPKLAWGGDRMLGISTTVNGQPYIILYDVESRSRIRKDLSRFSNIRGLDISDNGRLAVLSADIEGQNDLYLLSITRNSMRRITDDLFDDLHPRFVPNSVAIVFSSNRTSDTLDLKTPFSKVNETFNIFQYDLDKGGRKLSRLTNTISNDYMPVPESRNRIFFLSDQKGIANLFRLDLPDSVTTQVTNYAQSITHYDLDFENENIAFVMLYDGGHNLFVNPDINFNNSIFTIQTKRQDAILARMVALRMLEKEQNQLDSPEPETEKPENEEAEPAEEEVSEPDSPVIEEEEVSEKNDTVRFMVPGRNRGNRNRGTTASEPISGKGEETLINTENYTFSSTPESVVDPDNYRFEEMQEDPASVLRETTTRSNNDSFLARYRRKRKVQELAGPFDYKTQFSAENVVTNMAIDPLLGLGMRLETQMNDLLENHRFYGGLFMTPSMKSGNVFVEYEYLKDRLDYQVKLNRYSILLEDDLGEYQKYSLNKAELGVRYPLSATARVSVSPIIASTVYENLDSRLITSGSGAGSEVSRVVDYYLGGAAEFVFDNTVSDGMSIIGGTRGKVRYRYMNNVENDALTFSNITVDLRHYQPIHRELVLATKLFYGKFFQDNRPNFLLGGVDNWVTIGNNERTKNEDEPRNPLSLENDQDNTNILFAQYVTTLRGFSYSEMYGTDVLLFNAELRLPIARYLYRGPINNSFLRNLSFVGFYDVGSAWTGSSPFQEENSVNTEKIVTAGFDAEFQNFRNPWLSSYGWGVRTVVLGFYAKFDMAWPMENYSVGDPNFILSFGYDF, encoded by the coding sequence ATGTTAAGATTCTATAAACTATTTACCTCCCTTTTTCTATTGGTTCTGATATCCGGCCATTTGTCTGCCCAGAATGACCCGGTAATTTTTGGAAAGAACCGCATACAGCACAAAAACTTCGATTGGAGGTATTACAGTACCGATAAATTTGACGTTTACTTTTATCAGGAGGGGCAGGAGCTGGCAAAAATGGCCGCTACCTATTTGGATGACGAGTATAGCCGCATTACCGACATGTTGGGGTATGCACCCTATTCCAAACTAAAGATTTTCATTTACAACTCTCCTACTGATCTGAAGCAAAGCAATGTGGGGCTTAAGGAGGAAAATCTTCGGGTAGGAGGGCAGACCCAGTTTGTAAAATCCAATGTAGAAGTCGCCTACCCGGGTTCTGCCTATGCTTTTAAAGGCGAGCTGTCTTATAATGTGGCCCGCATGCTTCTTGACGATATGATGTTCGGAGGAAGTCTTACTGAAATGTTTCAGAATGCTTATCTGCTATCTCTCCCTGATTGGTATATGGACGGTGCTGCCAGGTACATAGCATATGGCTGGGATATGCAGATGGATGATAGAATACGCGATTTGCTACGACGTAACGAGCTTGAAAAACTGAATAAGTTTACCGGCAAGGAAGCCGCCCTGGCAGGACAGTCCATCTGGAATTATATCGCCAGGCAGTATGGCCCAAGCAACATTGCCAATATTCTCAACCTGACCCGGATCATACGGAATGAGGAAAGGAGCTTTACAAACACACTGGGGGTGCCCTTCAAGCAGTTTGTGGTAAACTGGAAGATGTATTACATGACAAATTCCACTGCCACCGACGACGGCTATGTGCTACCTGATAAATCTCAGATAGTAGAGAAGGACAGAAGGGGCCATCAATTTGAGAGTGTCGCCTACAGTGATAGCAGTAAGTATCTGGCGTACAGCAAGAGCAAAGACGGTAAATACGATGTTTATCTGCGTGATCTGGAAAGTGGCCGGGAGCGTAAGATATATTCAGGGGGTACTATGGTGCTGAATGAAAAAACCGAAAATTACCTGCCTAAGCTTGCCTGGGGGGGCGATCGTATGCTAGGCATTAGTACTACGGTGAACGGACAGCCTTATATAATACTATACGATGTGGAAAGCCGTAGTCGCATCCGAAAGGATCTGAGCAGGTTCAGTAATATTCGTGGCCTGGATATTTCCGATAATGGCCGCCTCGCTGTGCTTAGTGCAGACATTGAGGGGCAGAATGACCTGTACCTGTTAAGCATTACCCGAAACTCCATGAGGCGCATTACAGATGATCTTTTTGATGATCTGCATCCGCGATTTGTGCCAAATTCAGTAGCTATTGTATTTAGCTCTAACCGGACGTCTGATACACTTGATCTGAAAACACCATTCAGCAAGGTGAATGAAACCTTCAATATTTTTCAGTACGACCTTGACAAGGGGGGGAGGAAATTGTCCCGGCTTACTAACACCATCAGTAATGACTATATGCCGGTTCCGGAGAGTCGAAACAGAATATTTTTTTTAAGCGATCAGAAGGGTATAGCTAACCTGTTCAGGCTTGACCTACCGGATAGTGTAACCACGCAGGTAACTAATTACGCCCAGAGCATTACCCACTATGATCTGGACTTTGAAAATGAAAATATTGCCTTCGTCATGTTGTATGATGGCGGGCACAACCTGTTTGTCAATCCTGATATAAATTTTAACAATTCTATTTTCACCATTCAGACCAAGCGACAGGATGCAATATTGGCGCGGATGGTTGCTCTGAGGATGCTGGAAAAGGAGCAAAACCAATTGGACAGTCCTGAGCCGGAGACAGAGAAGCCAGAAAATGAAGAAGCAGAACCTGCAGAAGAAGAGGTGTCTGAGCCGGATAGCCCTGTAATAGAAGAGGAAGAGGTTTCGGAAAAAAACGATACCGTGAGGTTTATGGTGCCAGGCAGAAACAGGGGCAACCGTAACCGGGGTACGACAGCCTCAGAACCTATTTCGGGTAAGGGTGAAGAAACACTTATCAATACAGAGAACTATACATTCAGCAGTACACCGGAAAGTGTGGTTGATCCTGATAACTACCGCTTCGAAGAAATGCAGGAAGACCCAGCCAGTGTGCTAAGGGAAACAACTACACGCAGCAATAACGATTCTTTCCTTGCCAGGTACCGGCGTAAGCGTAAGGTGCAGGAACTGGCTGGCCCATTTGACTATAAAACTCAATTCAGTGCGGAAAATGTGGTCACAAATATGGCTATTGATCCTTTGCTGGGGCTAGGCATGCGCTTGGAAACTCAAATGAATGACCTGCTGGAGAATCATCGTTTCTACGGCGGATTATTCATGACTCCGAGTATGAAAAGCGGTAATGTTTTCGTGGAGTATGAATACCTTAAGGACCGACTGGATTACCAGGTGAAGCTAAACCGGTACTCCATTCTACTTGAAGATGATCTGGGGGAATATCAAAAGTATTCTCTTAATAAGGCTGAACTGGGAGTAAGGTATCCTTTGTCAGCTACCGCCAGGGTATCTGTCTCGCCTATTATAGCCTCTACAGTTTATGAAAATCTGGACTCCCGGCTTATTACCAGTGGTTCCGGTGCCGGGTCAGAAGTGAGCCGGGTGGTGGATTATTACCTGGGAGGTGCTGCAGAATTTGTCTTTGACAATACGGTAAGCGATGGCATGTCTATTATTGGAGGCACACGGGGCAAAGTCCGTTACCGTTACATGAATAATGTGGAGAATGATGCCCTTACCTTTAGCAACATCACCGTAGACCTAAGGCATTATCAGCCTATTCATAGAGAGTTGGTTCTGGCCACTAAATTATTTTACGGTAAGTTTTTTCAGGATAACCGGCCTAACTTCCTCCTTGGCGGGGTGGATAACTGGGTAACTATCGGCAATAATGAGCGGACAAAAAACGAGGACGAACCGCGAAACCCGCTCTCTCTCGAAAATGATCAGGACAACACCAATATCCTGTTTGCTCAGTACGTGACTACCCTGAGAGGTTTCAGCTACAGTGAAATGTACGGTACCGATGTCCTGCTCTTCAATGCCGAGCTGAGGCTTCCTATTGCACGTTATCTTTACAGAGGGCCTATCAATAACAGCTTCCTCCGCAACCTGTCCTTTGTCGGGTTCTATGACGTGGGGTCAGCATGGACAGGGTCGAGTCCTTTCCAGGAAGAAAACAGTGTAAATACAGAGAAGATAGTTACGGCCGGTTTTGATGCGGAGTTCCAGAACTTCAGAAACCCCTGGCTTTCCAGCTACGGGTGGGGAGTAAGAACGGTGGTGCTCGGGTTCTATGCTAAGTTTGATATGGCCTGGCCGATGGAGAACTATAGTGTGGGAGATCCTAACTTCATCCTGTCCTTTGGCTATGATTTTTAA
- the purQ gene encoding phosphoribosylformylglycinamidine synthase subunit PurQ, translating into MKFGVIIFPGSNCDQDIVYALREGLGQEVVTLWHKDTDLQGVDFVVVPGGFSYGDYLRSGAIARFSPIMNEVIRHADKGGYVLGICNGFQILTESHLLPGALLRNREQKFICKNAHIVPQSTSSVFTNNLEQRSYKIPVAHAEGRFFASEASLEEIKSNDQVLFRYADEQGNVTEAANINGSLDNIAGIMNKQGNVFGMMPHPERACDSALGNLDGKLLLENLLQKVHA; encoded by the coding sequence ATGAAATTCGGCGTCATTATTTTTCCCGGATCCAATTGTGATCAGGATATCGTTTACGCCCTCCGTGAGGGCCTTGGCCAGGAAGTGGTCACATTGTGGCATAAAGATACCGACCTTCAGGGTGTGGACTTTGTGGTGGTACCCGGTGGATTCTCCTACGGTGACTACCTACGCTCGGGAGCTATCGCTCGGTTTTCACCCATAATGAATGAAGTGATTCGTCATGCTGATAAAGGTGGCTATGTGCTCGGCATTTGCAATGGCTTTCAGATACTGACTGAGTCGCACTTGCTTCCGGGAGCCTTGCTCCGTAACCGTGAGCAGAAATTTATCTGCAAAAATGCACATATTGTTCCTCAGAGCACTTCATCTGTTTTCACTAATAACCTTGAGCAAAGGAGCTACAAGATACCTGTGGCCCATGCAGAGGGTAGATTCTTCGCCTCTGAAGCATCCCTTGAGGAAATAAAGTCCAATGACCAGGTCCTTTTCAGGTATGCTGATGAGCAGGGTAATGTGACTGAGGCGGCTAATATTAACGGGAGCCTGGATAATATTGCAGGCATCATGAATAAGCAAGGCAATGTATTCGGCATGATGCCTCACCCGGAGCGGGCTTGTGATAGTGCACTGGGCAACCTGGACGGCAAACTCCTGCTGGAAAACCTCCTGCAGAAAGTACACGCATAA
- a CDS encoding YicC/YloC family endoribonuclease yields the protein MIRSMTGFGLVQFENEKLLITAEVKSLNSKFLDPVIKLPRVFAEKELEVKNLLTTEMERGKVMVNLDYQRKDQANTKFSVNKELFHAYYKTLTALAREVGGGSNDDIFRVALNSPEVMMVEKDQEGQTEDWPQVEEVLRQAVQKCNQFRAQEGEALYKMLVQSAVEIESLLEQVKQRDPARVENIKSRIKGNLEEFVGQDKVDENRFEQELIYYIEKLDINEEKVRLQNHLEYFRKVLSQGGVLGKKLGFISQEIGREINTIGSKANDSDIQRYVVNMKEELEKIKEQVLNVL from the coding sequence ATGATTAGATCAATGACAGGTTTCGGCCTGGTCCAGTTTGAAAATGAAAAGCTTCTGATTACTGCGGAGGTGAAGTCCCTCAATTCGAAGTTTTTAGATCCGGTGATCAAGTTGCCCCGGGTTTTCGCGGAGAAAGAACTGGAGGTAAAGAACCTTCTTACTACTGAAATGGAGCGTGGTAAGGTCATGGTAAACCTGGACTACCAGCGCAAAGATCAGGCTAACACCAAATTTTCTGTCAATAAGGAATTGTTTCATGCCTACTACAAAACGCTTACCGCATTGGCCCGAGAAGTAGGTGGTGGAAGCAATGATGATATTTTTCGCGTAGCGCTCAACTCGCCTGAGGTAATGATGGTGGAAAAGGATCAGGAGGGCCAAACAGAAGACTGGCCCCAGGTAGAGGAGGTGCTAAGGCAGGCGGTGCAGAAATGCAACCAATTCCGTGCTCAGGAAGGTGAGGCACTATATAAAATGCTGGTGCAATCTGCAGTGGAGATCGAGAGCCTGCTGGAGCAGGTAAAGCAGCGTGACCCTGCGCGTGTAGAAAATATTAAGTCCAGGATCAAAGGGAACCTCGAGGAGTTTGTAGGCCAGGATAAGGTTGATGAAAACCGTTTTGAGCAGGAACTCATCTATTATATCGAAAAGCTGGATATAAATGAGGAGAAAGTCCGCCTGCAAAATCACCTTGAGTATTTCCGTAAGGTGCTAAGTCAGGGCGGCGTACTTGGTAAGAAGCTGGGCTTTATATCCCAGGAGATAGGGCGGGAGATAAACACGATCGGGTCTAAGGCAAATGACTCGGATATTCAGCGCTATGTGGTGAATATGAAGGAGGAACTGGAAAAGATAAAGGAACAGGTACTGAACGTACTTTAA
- a CDS encoding energy transducer TonB produces the protein MEPKKKPEADLGRKTGLFFAVGLCISLSLTILAFEWKNYDRTGPGGLGEVEDNFEDIMEVPPTEQPPPPPPKIEQPVIQEVPDEEEIEEDIELDLDVEITEETVIEDIVIEEAPEEEVADEIFTIVEDKPTPPGGMEGWAKYLQKNLKYPTQAKRMGTEGRVYVQFVVGKDGSISEVKAIKGIGSGCDEEAERVIKNAPNWNPGKQRGRAVKVRMVIPIVFKLSR, from the coding sequence ATGGAGCCTAAAAAGAAACCGGAAGCAGACCTTGGACGTAAGACGGGTTTGTTCTTTGCTGTAGGTCTCTGCATCTCTCTGTCGCTTACTATTCTTGCTTTCGAGTGGAAGAATTATGACAGAACAGGGCCAGGTGGACTCGGCGAAGTAGAGGATAACTTTGAAGATATTATGGAGGTGCCGCCTACCGAGCAGCCCCCGCCACCCCCGCCAAAGATTGAGCAGCCTGTAATCCAAGAGGTGCCCGATGAGGAGGAGATCGAGGAAGATATCGAGCTTGATCTTGACGTGGAGATTACCGAGGAAACCGTTATCGAAGATATCGTTATCGAGGAAGCCCCCGAAGAAGAGGTAGCTGATGAGATCTTCACCATTGTGGAAGACAAACCTACCCCTCCGGGTGGTATGGAAGGATGGGCCAAATACCTTCAGAAAAACCTGAAGTACCCCACCCAGGCCAAGCGTATGGGTACTGAAGGTCGTGTTTACGTACAGTTCGTAGTAGGTAAGGACGGTTCTATCTCAGAAGTAAAAGCTATTAAAGGTATCGGATCAGGTTGTGACGAGGAAGCCGAGCGTGTTATTAAAAATGCGCCTAACTGGAACCCTGGTAAGCAGCGTGGCCGTGCCGTAAAAGTACGAATGGTTATCCCTATCGTATTTAAGCTTAGCAGATAA
- a CDS encoding VanZ family protein produces MFFRFNFFGIIWAVIILFLTLTPGADMPYTDIWSLFRFDRFAHLFVFAILVLLLTVGFRKQYSFHLLRNNNVRIALGVSVLYGITLELLQGAIPGRSLELIDFVANTLGSLGGTGIYFLIYKL; encoded by the coding sequence ATGTTTTTCCGTTTTAATTTTTTTGGCATAATCTGGGCAGTCATTATCCTGTTCCTGACCCTCACTCCGGGGGCTGATATGCCCTATACGGATATATGGAGCCTGTTTCGGTTCGACAGGTTTGCCCACCTTTTTGTGTTCGCCATCCTTGTTTTATTATTAACAGTTGGATTCCGAAAGCAATATTCCTTTCACCTTCTTCGTAATAATAATGTGAGAATTGCGCTGGGCGTGTCGGTTCTATACGGAATTACGCTTGAACTCCTGCAGGGAGCAATACCTGGCCGAAGTCTTGAGCTGATTGATTTTGTAGCCAATACCCTGGGGAGTCTCGGGGGCACAGGAATTTATTTCCTGATATATAAGTTATGA
- the gcvH gene encoding glycine cleavage system protein GcvH, with product MNIPSSLKYTKDHEWIRIEGNEAYIGVTDFAQSELGDIVYVEIETEGEEIESGEVFGTVEAVKTVSDLFMPLTGKVLEVNEELESAPETVNEDPYEKGWMIKISIADESQLDDLLSAEQYQELIGE from the coding sequence ATGAATATACCCTCCTCATTAAAGTACACTAAAGACCACGAATGGATTCGCATTGAAGGCAACGAGGCCTATATTGGCGTAACTGACTTTGCCCAAAGCGAACTGGGAGATATCGTGTATGTAGAAATTGAAACCGAAGGTGAGGAAATTGAGTCCGGTGAAGTTTTCGGTACAGTAGAAGCTGTGAAAACAGTAAGTGACTTGTTCATGCCTCTTACCGGTAAAGTGCTCGAAGTGAATGAAGAACTCGAGTCAGCTCCTGAAACGGTTAATGAAGATCCTTACGAAAAAGGCTGGATGATCAAGATCAGCATCGCTGATGAAAGCCAACTGGACGACCTTCTGTCTGCCGAACAATACCAAGAGCTTATCGGCGAGTAA